DNA sequence from the Epinephelus moara isolate mb chromosome 3, YSFRI_EMoa_1.0, whole genome shotgun sequence genome:
TGAGAGGAGGGCAGGTAGCATGGGAGccagaggaggtgtgaggagtgGGGGATGGGTGTGAGGGGCTCACCAAGTTGGATGAGGTgctatcaggaggaggagggggggtcagaagtggtggtggctggagacagtcagcaggagagccaacaggggccagggcagcagtgtcaaacctattgaagaacagatttaACTCATTGGCCCTAGCCACACTACCATCAGCTCCACTGCTAGTTGGTCTGTAACCGGTGATGGTCCTCATACCACTCCAGACCTCGCTCATGTTATTCAgctggagtttcctctccagcttcctcctgtagcCGTCCTTAGCCTCATTGATCTTTgcactcagctccctctgaatgtCCCTCAGCTCCTCCCTGTTGCCACCTCTGAAAGCCCTCTTCTTCAGGTTGAGTATGgctttgatgtcctttgttacCCAAGGCTTGTTATTTGGGTAACACCGCACAGTCCTTGCTGGGACAATGCCGTCcacacagaaattaatgtaGTCTGTAATGCACTCAGTAAGCCCATCAATGTCCTCtccatgtggctcacagagtaCATTCCAGTCAGTCACCtcaaaacagccctgcagtgcCTCATAGCAGTCCTCTGACCATGTCCTCACTGTCTTTGTGGTCACAGGCAGCCTCTTCACTAGAGGCACATAGCAGGGGGTGAGAAGCACCAAGTTGTGATCTGATCTACCCAGCGGGGGAAGGGACGTGGAGGTGTATGCGTCCTTTACATTAGCATACAGCAGGTCCaggctcttctcctctctggttTTACAGGTCACATACTGGGTGAATTTCGGGAGTGTCTTTTTAATAGAGACATGGTTGAAGTCACCCGAGATTATAATGAGAGCACTCGGGTGTGCAGTCTGTAGTCCGGCTATTGTGGAGTGGATGACGTCACATGCCGACGTCGGGTTAGCGGACGGGGGGATATAAGCAGCCACTACAATAGCATGTGAGAATTCACGGGGTAAATAGTAAGGACGGAGGCCCACAGCTAACAGTTCAATATCCGGGCTGCAGATGCGGTCTTTGACTGTGATGTGACCAGGATTGCACCACCTGTTGTTCACGTAAACAGCAAGCCCACCTCCTTTACGCTTACCGCTCTTAGTGCAGTCCCTGTCAGCCCGGACAGTGTGGAAACCCACGGTGGAAACATTGTGGTCAGGAACATCCGTGTGTAGCCATGACTCCGAGAAAATCATCAGGCTACACTCCCGGTATTCCTGATGACTCCGGGTTAGCGCTGTAAGCTCGTCCATCTTATTCCCCAGTGATCTCACGTTGCCCATGATGATAGATGGGAGACACGGCTTGAATGTCTTCCTCTCCATAAGTCTCCGGTGTTTCGCTCCTTTCCGCCGCCGTAGCGATCTTTTCCCTCTGCAACCCCggtgtgttttcctccaaagTTCAGCAGGTATATCCTCCCTCACCGTAGCCAAGCCGGCCGgcttcagctccatcagctgatccctggagtaaacaatgcggtGTTGCTGAGCGACGGTCGAGTGGCAGAGTAAAAGGAGCGATTCCACCACGAgcgaaacaacaaaaactctccacacaagCATGCTTAGAGAGGACGTAgcttaataaataactaaagtaaaaacagaacaagtaagATAAAGAAGANNNNNNNNNNNNNNNNNNNNNNNNNNNNNNNNNNAGAGTAAAAGGAGCGATTCCACCACGAgcgaaacaacaaaaactctccacacaagCATGCTTAGAGAGGACGTAgcttaataaataactaaagtaaaaacagaacaagtaagataaagaagagaggaaaaaagttgaaaacaaagttaaagtaagcaggagcgactggaacaggctgcatacaccgTGGCGCATGCGCACTAATTTACTTTTGTTAACTAAAAATATGTAACTTCACTTTCCTAAACtgaaaatatgtatatttattttgataaacaTAACCTGCATAACTTTACTGTCGCAGACTAAAAACACATAACTTTGGTAAAcataacctatgtaactttacttacGTGAACTAAAAATACCTAACTTTACTTTCCCAAACCGAAAATATGTAACATTATTTTGGTGAACAAatcctacgtaactttacttacGTAGACTAAAAACACATAACTTTGGAAAACAAAACCTACGTAACTCTACTTTTGTAAACTCAAAATACGttactttattttgatgaacaAAACCTATGTTACCCTACCCTAAaaatacataactttactttccaaaACTAGCCTATGGAACTTTACTTTCAGAAACTGAAAATGCATAACATTTTCAAATCTTTGAATTTTATTTGTTAGAGTGAACCAACTCTTAAATGAAGATACGTAGGATTAACACAGTAAGTAAtttgcacaaataaaacatatcaGCAATATGTATAGTAATATTCTCTGTTGTCTTAACACTTaaaaactttacagcaaaatGCACGTTTATCTTTATCTGCAACTTACCTAATCGAAACAGAAAtgactgtatatttttataCCCTAAAGCGTATCGTCTTTCAAAGTAAAGGCTCACTGTggattaataataaaatcaataaaccttgttttttttttacatttttgtgcaCATGATGTACAAGACAATTAaatagtgttttttaaaaagtacataaaaatacaatagaaaatatgtttatacaCATTTCTTAATTTTGTGTATCTATATTTAAAGTAGAGGAGCTGTAACTGACAAATAACTTTCATTGCTCCCTGAAGTGTAACCCTGCTGTGATTACAATGACAGGAATTTAAACAGATATTTAAACATATGACGGACAAGGTGTGACGTAAACTTATTAAACTTATTAAGATTAAAAGCAGTTTCaattttgaatgttttaatCTCATATcaaagtgaaattaaaatagacgcagcagcttttattttgttacggTTTATGCTCATCTACtttgtttaaaaacattttcatttcagtgaatCAGTCGATCAGCAACAGACGAGAAAAATAATATTCGTCTCACTGATGTGAAACCCAAATAATTCAAACATATTTTAGAGGAGCAAACAGTTTCAGCTTTGATCCGTCTGCAGCTTTTCAAACTGAGCTCGTCAGGATTCACTGATTCAGGGCTCAgtattttaaatgaaaccatGGACATCCCAACAACTACACTGAGACAAAAACAGCCACATCATGACCACAGTCAAACAATAAAACCTTAATGAGTTAAACTATTAGGATGATAGATGAAGAAGACGCTGTGGCGTCAGATCAAAGGTCTGCAGACAGATTTAAAGTGACGCAACTGCTGCTTAAAACTCAGTCGAGGCAGGCTGCTCACACTTCAACAGAAAACATGACCTCATTtaaatattattactgtaaaacACTAGAAGATCTGACTGAAGGCTGTGTGTctgctttcattcattcatttttaaatttattcCAATTTGCCTCAAAGATTCAGTCAATTCTGTTCAATTCTTTTCATGTATTCAAGATTTAATTTCAAGCGTTAACACAAAAGCAAATCACATAATGTGCTGCACACAGTAAAATACTAACATATTAATAATCTCTATTTTTAGAAACAATATTGACAGAGTCTTTGACACAGGGTTCAAATCAGCTGATTAAAGAATCTGATCTCAGCAgatttacagcacaaacaaGATAAGATCACAGAATGTGAGACGGTTTCTGTCTCTAGAAAATAAAACACGGTACAAACATCACTCAGTAaacaaacatcatcatcatcatcatcatcatcagactgactgtgtgtgagtgtgtgtctcgtgctcacctgtgtggacGTGAGCCTCCTCCGCTCAgacctgagctgagctgaggcCGTTTATAAGATCAGTGATTGGCTGGTGATGCTGAACTCTGACAGCGGCTGCCTGGAGACAAACCCAGAGTTTCATCAACAAAACGCCCTCTAAGGTGAAGATTTATCTCAACTACATTTACTGTTCATCTGTGTTGACGTGTaaaatgtcaacacacacaATGATGAAATCATCTTCTCAAACCGCACGTGCCTATTGATGCTTTGTGTGATGAGCAAACGCTggagacaacaacaacaatggaggacaACTGGTTTGCTGAAGTTTTGTCAACACTGCTCGGTCTGATGACGACTTTACACTTAAACTCTCCACTTCACAGATGAATGGAGGCGTCTGCAGTTTAAAGTCCACTAGAACCCATGGTTTTGGATCAGGACCAGTggaaccagcagatggtgggacactttccagagtgggattgttgttgatgaggagTGGAAGGAAAACTTTCACTCGTATGTTTAAGTGAACTTCATTGTCCTTAAATTGAATAGGTTagcggacagacagacagacagacagacagacagctaacGGCCAGACCACAGGTGggctcagctgctgctcagctgcagaaCATCCAGAGAAAAGTGTGACATGTTTTAGCAACAACTAGGCAGTGAAAATGGTCTCTTGATGATCATACTGACATCGCACCTCCTTTTGCTACAGTGTCCCCTGACCACGTCTCTGTGGACAGAGTCCCTTCATTTCATTAGATgaggctttttattgtgaaatatttgcaggaacATGTTGTTGATGATGCAGCGGCTGCACGGCTCCATAAATACGTTGAGTACCTGCTTTCAGTTGTGAAAATACAgcagttacagcagcagcaacactgtctgtgtgaacactgaacatgttagcctcgcgtcaccaggctcttcacgtacggcgaagagcctggtttccattcactctgaattttgtctggattctggttccggtctagagagcggatctggaattcaccaaattcaccaaagtaaaactttaaattctggctcACCATCGATTTATTTGCTATtactctttaaattaaaaagtttcaccgcatttttattagcttggtgcttttattctgacggaaaggcgcatccatcaaATTCAAGATCCTGTCTCTCTtgccctggttccggttccttaccaaaacggccactaaatGGCCCCAGACTGGCACATGTGACAGTTGGAGTCATTTTAGCGTTTTAGTGTAGACAACGATATTTGTAACATGACATCGTGTGAACAGAATTATGATCAGATGAAAGTATAGACAGGTCTTTGGAGACACCACTGACCCCTCTGCCACCAGCAGTGGAGGTCACCTGCTTGTTGACCAAGCTGCAGcatccaaggctgaaaaatgacacTTTAAGGGCCTCACACACACGCCGCGTCTCTCGTGtgctcaaattcattgtttttgatCTAGACGCATGGCAGGTGTGCTCATACGCCAGAGCGATACTGTCGCGGTGCGCACATGTTCCTGAGTGGCTGTTTTTCAGGGCGTGACACCTGCACCATGAGGCAAACATGTTCAACTTTTGTACGACCcctaaaactgcagttcctcaaacggccacttgaggctggctcctaGAGCGAGTCAGTCAGCGCAGAGTGGAGCAGGATTGACTCTttaaacccagaaatgagtcagCATTATATTAGCAGAGGACAAAGTGTCTGCCAGGTTGACACTGAATAACTAAGCACCGATTAGAGATGTCGTTAAGATTTGAACGATACTACTACACTGCTTATTGATCCGGTACTTTAAGGGTACTCTGATCAGTTCCTATTTGATGGGTTCGGAGTGAGAGCGGgttgaccaggtgccagactgtaagcagcatcCAAGAGAGAAAACTGCACATTCTGCACATTCTGCACATGGCTGACATGTTTGCAGACAGTAACTAACAATCCAGGTGAACAGACCTGTCATGTCTCTCCTGAGTCCTCCGACTTTATGGAAGGTCGATACTGAAACCCTGTAACATAAAGCGGGGTCGGCAACCTGCGGCTCTGTAGCTTTGCTCCAGTGGCTCTGTGTGGCCTTGACAAGAAATTATATGTTAATGAACAACAATTATTTTGaactggtacctgcagttattccacaggctagttaataacatgcttggacagatttgtttgctttcaacGCTGCAATGTTAccaaagtaccaaataatcataaatcaCTCACTGGAGAGAAACAACTTTGTggtgaaacataaaaatgaacGTTCATTTAAAACTAATACTGTGTTACCTTTATCTTAATAaacaaaatgtctcttttgataTTGAAGTTTTTTGACCCCTgatttaaaggacaacttcggtatttttcaacctgggctctatttccccatgtgtatgtgtgcgtatgattcataggtacaactcgttctaaaattggttcagtattgagggaggcggatgcaaccggagccgcgaaacaagctaaaacggtaacaggGGCAAATGCGTCTCGTaaaagtttgcgcattaaaagtgcttttttccgccactgaccggttcagatcaccagtgctatctctgtagatagcatattgtagcggccctggggcagtggtgagtgtgaatgagtggagtaagctgtcagtcagtgttggagcagagagggggagggcgtCCCCGCtcggtactgtaagtgagtatgtgtgtatgaagtgtgtgttttttcgccactgaccggttcagatcgccagtgctatctctgtaaatagcatactagcgtttcccttacctctgggctgtgtgatgtcacgagctttgctccactgtgtctgtagctctctctactcgNNNNNNNNNNNNNNNNNNNNNNNNNNNNNNNNNNNNNNNNNNNNNNNNNNggcagccctccccctctctgctccaacactgactgacagctgactccactcattcacactcaccactgccccagggccgctacaatatgctatctacagagatagatagatagatagatagatagatagatagatagatagatagatagatagatagataagatagatagatagatagatagatagatagatagatagatagataggtgaGGAAGAAAACAGGCTGAATTTTGGAATGATGTCGTTgaataaagtttaatttataaCCAGAAAATGATGAACATGTGTTTTATTCCTCGGCCCTGCTGTAACATGAGTTCAACATGATCCACTCAGATATTAATATTATATCCTGTAAACATCCTGTGCTCAGCCCTCAGATCACACTGCATCATTTTACATCCATCAGAGATATTTTATTGTGGTGGAACAGATTCATAATCTTCTGTCGGACCTCTTTGATCTGCAGCCCATAGATAACAGCGTTCAGAGCCGGCAGGACGACGTGTCCCAGGACAGCCGCCACTTTCCTGTGGTCTGCCAGCTGAGGGAAGCGGTGCAGGATGACGATGATGAAGCCCGACACCAGGAGTATGAAGTACACAGCCAGGTGGGTGGCGCAGGTCTGCAGCGCTTTGCTGTTCAGCACCTTGTTCTTACTGCGAAGACACACTATGGCGATCCTCAGGTAGGTGAGCGTGACGCTGCCGATGGACGAGCCCAGCAGGAGCACGGTGTAGCCGAGGCCGTAGATGTTATTGATGAGGACGCTCTCACAGGACAGCTTGAACAAGGAGGCGTTGTCACAGAATAAGTTAAAAACCACCGACCTGCAGCGCGACAGGCGGACGCTGAGGCCCACGAGGATCGCCACCATAAACAAAGCCACTGCCCAGGCCGACACCGACAGTGACACCACCCTCCTGTTGGTCATGATGGTGGCGTACCTCAGGGGGTTGCAGATGGCCACGTAGCGATCGAAGGCCATGATCATGAGCACCGTGTGAGAGGCGCTCGCATGGAGGTGAACACAGAAGGCCTGAGTGGCACAGTGGACGTAGTGAATGTTCCGCTCCGAGTCTGAGGTCAAAAGATCTCTGAGGACGTGAGGGACGATGATCGTCGCCCCAAAAACATCATTAATGCTCATGTTGCAGAGGAGCAGGTACATGGGCTGCTGGAGGCTCCTGCTCCTGAAGATCAGCACCACCAGGCCGACGTTTGACACCACGATGAAGATGTAAactaggaggaggaggatgaaggcaGGAGTGAAGGACTGGGAGGTGACCTTTAACCCCTCCAGGATCAGAATATCCCCACCAAACGTGCTGTTTGCCATCTGTCACACAGCAGTGGAGACTTCTGGCCACAGTTATTTAGAGTTATAGTTACAGGAAAGCAACAAGATTTCACTTcaaccttttaaaaacatcttaatAACGTTTTCAGTTTTTCTATAAAGCTTCACGTTACAGTTAAATAATCTGACACAGAACTGTTACTGTGAATCTGTTCAAAAGGCATCCAACATGCTGTCACTGAATCTTCTCTCCTTGTAATGTACAGTTGATTCACCAAAATCAcatcaacaaaataaacatctcttcacttaaaatgacatttcagcatttcaacattttaaaaacgtCCCAGTAACAGTGTTTGTAAGAACAACGTATGAAGAGTTCTTATTTCCACAAAAGAAGACTGTTTCTGCAAAGACACGAGACAAGAGTTTTGCAATCTGTACAGCACTTCCTCTGTCATCAGAGCTGTAAATCACATCAGGAAAAACTCCTAAAAACATAATTGAaagggaaaaagaacagaagcAACCACAGACAGATGAGCTGAGGAGAGTTCACTCTTTCAGGATAAATCAGATACATTAATGTTgaatttttaaatgtcatttttccgCCCTGTGAGCACAAACTAACCTCCAGTCTCCACGAAAGctttagagagaaggcagaaacagagacacacagaaaacatgGCAGATATATCCACAATCATCTGTTTGAAAGCTTAAAGATGAGTAAAGTTTTGTGCAGACATCTCTCTGAGCTCTTATGAGCCGCCACAGTGACTCTGTCTCTCAACATGCTGTGAAGTCACCAAACACAGTGACGTTCAGACGAGCACAGAGCGAGGCGGCTGCTGAGGACAGAGCGCTGACACAAACCTCCCTCCACCTCAGACCAGAAgtgaaactgcacacacacttttatctGGTGCATTAGTGGACGTCAGCTGCAGCATCACATGCTGACAGGTCAACTGTTGCTGAGCAACCACTGATGCAGAGTTCAGAGCAGCATTACGTCAGCGGGTTCAGCTGAGTGGTGTCACAGTGTCACAGATATGGTTCATAACGGGCCTGCCACGACTCGTGTTCAGGTCAGAGGGTCAGCATCAGGCCATGAAGTGCTGTTCAAGTTTACTGTTAGGTGGTGACCTCGCTTGGCCGTGATGACAGAGtaaaggagaagagagagaaagtccACACGTTTGTGCTTGAAACCCCCACATATGACTCACACGCTGCTGGGAAACACTCACGGTCCATCCCACACACGCTGAAGGAAAGAGTCGCCAAAAGACAACCAGTGGTGTTTTGGCAGTCGTCTCACCAAAGTGACGCACCTTTTAATACTAATGACTTATTGTTTTTTGAAGGACTATATTATCTATAGCTAACCATTGtatgattattatgattattatattttaaaaaaaatcatatcagcatttctaaagtgacgtagtatctgagctgactgtcaccaggaggtggaggggatggtggatggtgtgacacctgccgagctgcagacactagctgggtttccatccaaatgtatcacaaattttaagcaaattttgtgaaaatgcgcaaaagaaaatgcgaatttagcacgtttccattcattattgttttgcgggtattgggagtcaacaggtcgagcagtaggtggcgcttctcatgaaaaataaaaatgcaaaagagcaCCCGTAGAAGAGGAGGGCGccgtgagatgacgtcattgagcgtctcatgtccacaactgatgtaaacaactaccggcacatccatgactacgACGAGACGGAGAGATTCCCTGGGAACTTCTTGGCTATTGCGAGAGCTCTTatcacac
Encoded proteins:
- the LOC126388071 gene encoding uncharacterized protein LOC126388071, which produces MLVWRVFVVSLVVESLLLLCHSTVAQQHRIVYSRDQLMELKPAGLATVREDIPAELWRKTHRGCRGKRSLRRRKGAKHRRLMERKTFKPCLPSIIMGNVRSLGNKMDELTALTRSHQEYRECSLMIFSESWLHTDVPDHNVSTVGFHTVRADRDCTKSGKRKGGGLAVYVNNRWCNPGHITVKDRICSPDIELLAVGLRPYYLPREFSHAIVVALQGCFEVTDWNVLCEPHGEDIDGLTECITDYINFCVDGIVPARTVRCYPNNKPWVTKDIKAILNLKKRAFRGGNREELRDIQRELSAKINEAKDGYRRKLERKLQLNNMSEVWSGMRTITGYRPTSSGADGSVARANELNLFFNRFDTAALAPVGSPADCLQPPPLLTPPPPPDSTSSNLVSPSHPSPTPHTSSGSHATCPPLTLDSNSPPPQPALFTPLHVRRQLSKLPAGKAAGPDGVSPRVLRACAEQLCGVLHRVFKMSLSLQRVPVIWKTSCLVPVPKMPQPSGLSDYRPVALTSHIMKTLERLVLEQLRPMVRPHLDPLQFAYQPRIGVEDALIYLLNRIYAHLDKPGSTVRVTFFDFSSAFNTIRPALLGDKLTAMLVNPPLVSWIVDYLTGRPQYVRLRHCVSDTVVSNTGAPQAQHNKDKRAGGGSEENEDTSDPSFHPGA
- the LOC126385790 gene encoding olfactory receptor 5B17-like; its protein translation is MANSTFGGDILILEGLKVTSQSFTPAFILLLLVYIFIVVSNVGLVVLIFRSRSLQQPMYLLLCNMSINDVFGATIIVPHVLRDLLTSDSERNIHYVHCATQAFCVHLHASASHTVLMIMAFDRYVAICNPLRYATIMTNRRVVSLSVSAWAVALFMVAILVGLSVRLSRCRSVVFNLFCDNASLFKLSCESVLINNIYGLGYTVLLLGSSIGSVTLTYLRIAIVCLRSKNKVLNSKALQTCATHLAVYFILLVSGFIIVILHRFPQLADHRKVAAVLGHVVLPALNAVIYGLQIKEVRQKIMNLFHHNKISLMDVK